One window of Rubrivirga sp. SAORIC476 genomic DNA carries:
- a CDS encoding cupin domain-containing protein, translating into MTPINLADTLTRFDATWTPHVIAELNGQQVKLAKLEGAFVWHDHADEDELFWVVSGRLRIEFRDAPDAVLGPGEILVVPRGVEHRPVAEPTAEVVLFEPASTAHTGAVDHPRTVRDLPRL; encoded by the coding sequence ATGACCCCGATCAACCTCGCCGACACGCTGACCCGGTTCGACGCGACCTGGACACCGCACGTGATCGCCGAACTGAACGGTCAGCAGGTCAAGCTGGCGAAGCTGGAGGGCGCCTTCGTGTGGCACGACCACGCCGACGAGGACGAGCTGTTCTGGGTCGTCTCCGGGCGCCTGCGGATCGAGTTCCGCGACGCGCCCGATGCCGTGCTCGGACCGGGCGAGATCCTGGTCGTGCCGCGCGGTGTCGAGCATCGACCGGTCGCCGAGCCGACGGCCGAGGTGGTCCTGTTCGAGCCTGCCTCGACGGCCCACACGGGTGCCGTCGACCACCCCCGGACGGTCCGCGACCTGCCCCGACTCTAA
- the metH gene encoding methionine synthase — MSTLDTFRSILDRRILVLDGAMGTMIQAAGLTEADIRGDRFADWPTSLAGANDLLVLTQPDAIRDIHRQYLEVGADIVTTNSFNAQAISLADYEMEDLAYELNVAAARVAREACEAVGTARKPRFVAGSIGPMNRTLSLSPDVEDPGFRAVTFDQVKDAYAEQIRGLVDGGADLLLVETIFDTLNAKAALVALREHRRATGSLPPVMISGTIVDQSGRTLVGQTVEAFHTSLAHAPELLSFGLNCALGSAQMRPFIEELSEVTPAYTSLYPNAGLPNELGAYDEGPAFMAEQARSYAEAGLLNFVGGCCGTTPEHIRSIAKAVAGMAPRVPSTPTSTLRTAGLETLTLRPETNFVNIGERTNVTGSKRFARLVLSDNYDEALSVAAQQVEAGAQMIDVNMDEGLLDSEAAMERFLLLAMAEPDIARVPVVVDSSKWDVIEAGLKCIPGKPVVNSISMKEGEDAFRAQAERARDYGAAVIVMAFDEDGQADTLDRRIEVCQRAYRILVDEVGVPAEDIIFDPNIFAVATGLEEHRRYAIDFIEAVRWIKANLPGARISGGVSNLSFSFRGNEPVREAMHSAFLYHAVQAGMDMGIVNAGQLAVYDDLDPVLLEAVEDVLFDRRDDATERLVDLADSFRVPDAAQEAKAAAWRETPVEERLAYALVKGITDFIDADTEEARQQYARPLEVIEGPLMDGMNRVGDLFGAGKMFLPQVVKSARVMKRAVAVLTPYIEAEQAAGGEIQARTKVLMATVKGDVHDIGKNIVGVVLGCNGYDVIDLGVMVPAQRILDAAREHEVDAIGLSGLITPSLDEMVHVAREMERAGLKLPLLIGGATTSKLHTAVKVAPHYSGPAVHVLDASKSVPAVSSLVSDDQRDAFVQGVADEYAVVRERYAARQRTQTFLSLADARANAQELAFDDLPAPARLGVEAPEVTVADLRPWIDWGPFFTAWELRGSYPQILDDPDKGETARKLFADAQDLLDEIERDGLFQPKAVFGLFPARRDGADDIRLDLEGAEVTLHTLRQQAQKTPGKPNRALADLVAPEGDHVGAFVVTVHGAEVLAAEARDAGDDFRAILAQSLADRLAEAAAEWLHAHVRRDAWGYAPDEDLSTEDLVRERYRGIRPAPGYPAQPDHTEKVTLFEILDAPHHTGAGLTEHLAMTPPATVCGVYLAHPEASYFNVGLLTRDQIEDYAARKEMPVPEVERWLGPALAYDPTPVSEAA, encoded by the coding sequence GTGAGCACCCTCGACACGTTCCGCTCGATCCTCGACCGCCGCATCCTCGTCCTCGACGGGGCCATGGGCACGATGATCCAGGCCGCCGGGCTCACCGAGGCCGACATCCGCGGCGACCGCTTCGCCGACTGGCCGACCTCGCTCGCAGGCGCCAACGACCTGCTGGTGCTCACCCAGCCGGACGCCATCCGCGACATCCACCGCCAGTACCTGGAGGTCGGCGCGGACATCGTCACGACCAACTCGTTCAACGCGCAGGCCATCTCGCTCGCGGACTACGAGATGGAGGACCTGGCCTACGAGCTGAACGTCGCGGCGGCGCGCGTGGCCCGGGAGGCCTGCGAGGCCGTCGGGACGGCCCGCAAGCCGCGCTTCGTGGCGGGCTCCATCGGCCCGATGAATCGGACGCTGTCGCTCTCGCCGGACGTCGAGGACCCCGGCTTCCGTGCCGTCACCTTCGACCAGGTCAAGGACGCCTACGCCGAGCAGATCCGCGGGCTGGTGGACGGCGGGGCGGACCTGCTGCTGGTCGAGACCATCTTCGACACGCTCAACGCCAAGGCCGCCCTCGTCGCGCTGCGCGAGCACCGGCGCGCGACCGGCTCGCTCCCGCCGGTCATGATCTCCGGCACCATCGTCGACCAGTCGGGGCGGACACTGGTGGGGCAGACCGTCGAGGCGTTCCACACGTCGCTGGCGCACGCGCCGGAGCTGCTCTCGTTCGGGCTCAACTGTGCGCTCGGGAGCGCCCAGATGCGGCCGTTCATCGAGGAGCTGTCCGAGGTGACGCCCGCCTACACGAGCCTCTACCCGAACGCGGGCCTGCCCAACGAACTCGGCGCCTACGACGAGGGCCCGGCGTTCATGGCCGAGCAGGCCCGGAGCTACGCCGAGGCGGGGCTGCTCAACTTCGTCGGCGGCTGCTGCGGGACGACGCCCGAGCACATCCGCTCCATCGCCAAGGCCGTCGCGGGGATGGCGCCGCGCGTTCCGAGCACGCCCACCTCGACGCTCCGCACGGCCGGGCTGGAGACGCTCACGCTCCGCCCCGAGACCAACTTCGTCAACATCGGCGAGCGGACGAACGTGACGGGCTCGAAGCGATTCGCCCGGTTGGTCCTCTCGGACAACTACGACGAGGCGCTGTCGGTCGCCGCCCAGCAGGTCGAGGCGGGCGCGCAGATGATCGACGTCAACATGGACGAGGGGCTGCTCGACAGCGAGGCGGCCATGGAGCGCTTCCTGCTGCTGGCGATGGCCGAGCCCGACATCGCCCGCGTGCCCGTCGTCGTCGACTCGTCCAAGTGGGACGTGATCGAGGCGGGCCTCAAATGCATCCCGGGCAAGCCGGTCGTCAACTCGATCTCGATGAAGGAGGGCGAGGACGCCTTCCGCGCCCAGGCCGAGCGCGCCCGCGACTACGGCGCCGCCGTCATCGTGATGGCGTTCGACGAGGACGGCCAGGCGGACACGCTCGACCGGCGCATCGAGGTCTGCCAGCGGGCCTACCGGATTCTGGTCGACGAGGTCGGCGTCCCGGCCGAGGACATCATCTTCGACCCCAACATCTTCGCCGTCGCGACGGGCCTGGAGGAGCACCGGCGCTACGCGATCGACTTCATCGAAGCGGTGCGGTGGATCAAGGCGAACCTGCCGGGCGCGCGGATCTCGGGCGGCGTCTCGAACCTGAGCTTCTCGTTCCGCGGCAACGAGCCCGTTCGCGAGGCGATGCACTCGGCGTTCCTCTACCACGCCGTCCAGGCGGGGATGGACATGGGGATCGTCAACGCCGGCCAGCTGGCAGTCTACGACGACCTCGACCCGGTGCTGCTGGAGGCCGTCGAGGACGTGCTGTTCGACCGTCGCGACGACGCGACCGAGCGGCTGGTGGACCTCGCCGACAGCTTCCGCGTGCCGGACGCGGCGCAGGAAGCGAAGGCCGCTGCCTGGCGCGAGACGCCGGTCGAGGAGCGCCTGGCGTACGCGCTCGTCAAGGGCATCACCGACTTCATCGACGCCGACACCGAGGAGGCGCGGCAACAGTACGCGCGCCCGCTGGAGGTGATCGAGGGGCCGCTGATGGACGGCATGAACCGCGTCGGCGACCTGTTCGGGGCGGGCAAGATGTTTCTGCCGCAGGTGGTCAAGAGCGCCCGCGTGATGAAGCGCGCCGTCGCCGTGCTGACGCCCTACATCGAGGCCGAGCAGGCCGCCGGCGGCGAGATTCAGGCGCGGACCAAGGTGCTCATGGCGACCGTCAAGGGCGACGTGCACGACATCGGCAAGAACATCGTCGGCGTGGTGCTCGGCTGCAACGGCTACGACGTGATCGACCTCGGCGTGATGGTCCCGGCGCAGCGCATCCTGGATGCCGCCAGGGAGCACGAGGTGGATGCCATCGGGCTGAGCGGCCTCATCACGCCCTCGCTGGACGAGATGGTGCACGTGGCCCGGGAGATGGAGCGCGCCGGGCTCAAGCTGCCGCTGCTGATCGGTGGCGCGACCACCTCGAAGCTCCACACGGCCGTCAAGGTGGCTCCGCACTACAGCGGCCCGGCCGTCCACGTGCTCGACGCGTCGAAGTCGGTCCCGGCCGTCTCCTCGCTCGTCTCCGACGACCAGCGCGACGCCTTCGTGCAGGGGGTCGCCGACGAGTACGCGGTCGTCCGTGAGCGCTACGCGGCTCGCCAGCGGACCCAGACGTTCCTCTCGCTGGCCGACGCCCGCGCCAACGCGCAGGAACTGGCCTTCGACGACCTGCCCGCGCCCGCCCGCCTGGGCGTCGAGGCGCCCGAGGTGACCGTCGCCGACCTGCGTCCGTGGATCGACTGGGGCCCGTTCTTTACCGCCTGGGAGCTGCGCGGCAGCTATCCGCAGATCCTCGACGACCCCGACAAGGGCGAGACGGCGCGCAAGCTCTTCGCCGACGCCCAGGACCTGCTCGACGAGATCGAGCGCGACGGCCTCTTCCAGCCGAAGGCCGTCTTCGGCCTCTTCCCGGCTCGCCGCGACGGCGCCGACGACATCCGCCTCGACCTGGAGGGCGCCGAGGTCACGCTGCACACCCTGCGTCAGCAGGCGCAGAAGACGCCCGGCAAGCCCAACCGCGCCCTCGCCGACCTCGTCGCCCCCGAGGGCGACCACGTCGGTGCGTTCGTGGTCACCGTCCACGGCGCCGAAGTCCTCGCCGCCGAGGCGCGCGACGCGGGCGACGACTTCCGCGCCATCCTGGCTCAGTCGCTGGCCGATCGGCTCGCCGAGGCCGCCGCCGAGTGGCTCCACGCCCACGTCCGCCGCGACGCCTGGGGGTACGCGCCCGACGAAGACCTCAGCACCGAGGACCTGGTCCGCGAGCGCTACCGCGGCATCCGTCCCGCACCCGGCTACCCGGCCCAGCCCGACCACACGGAGAAGGTGACGCTGTTCGAGATCCTCGACGCGCCGCACCACACCGGCGCCGGGCTCACCGAGCACCTCGCCATGACGCCCCCCGCGACGGTCTGCGGGGTCTACCTCGCCCACCCCGAGGCGAGCTACTTCAACGTCGGCCTGCTGACGCGCGACCAGATCGAGGACTACGCGGCGCGTAAGGAGATGCCGGTCCCCGAGGTCGAGCGCTGGCTCGGGCCGGCGCTGGCCTACGATCCCACGCCGGTCTCCGAGGCTGCCTGA
- a CDS encoding Lrp/AsnC family transcriptional regulator — translation MDKIDTIDAQILDLLQRDGRIKRKDIAEAVGLSIPSVSDRMRKLDARGVLTGFHGTVNAKRLGHDVMAFVFVQSTGSDHYAEFIETVSALDEVQELHSVTGDGSHVLKVRVRTTTALERLLAKVQAVPGVRGTRTSLVLTTHKETAYLTAEPMVLSSLDD, via the coding sequence GTGGACAAAATCGACACCATCGACGCTCAGATCCTGGACCTCCTCCAGCGCGACGGGCGCATCAAGCGCAAGGACATCGCGGAGGCGGTCGGCCTCTCGATCCCGTCCGTCTCCGACCGCATGCGCAAGCTCGACGCCCGCGGCGTGCTCACGGGCTTCCACGGGACGGTCAACGCGAAGCGGCTCGGGCACGACGTGATGGCGTTCGTGTTCGTCCAGTCGACCGGCAGCGACCACTACGCCGAGTTCATCGAGACGGTCTCGGCGCTGGACGAGGTCCAGGAGCTGCACTCCGTCACCGGCGACGGCTCGCACGTGCTCAAGGTGCGCGTGCGGACGACGACGGCGCTGGAGCGCCTGCTGGCCAAGGTCCAGGCCGTGCCCGGCGTCCGCGGCACGCGGACGAGCCTCGTGCTGACGACCCACAAGGAGACTGCCTATCTCACCGCCGAGCCGATGGTTCTGTCCTCGCTCGACGACTAG
- a CDS encoding VWA domain-containing protein, with the protein MRFRYAAWDAERHGTTRSTFDTLLDLFQQLLLHTGGDAGEALSWLTAIDKEYDITDEGMGLGDFIEELKNQGYIARDDETGVVAITAKAERGLRERSLEEIFKDLHKAGRGNHKTPFSGAGSERQPETRPYSFGDDVHDLDVTGTLSNAFRRGGIGEFSLEQDDFQVFETDHHTSVATVLMIDLSHSMVLYGEDRITPARKTALALAELITTRYPKDTLDIVAFGNEAWEVEMKDLPYLQVGPYHTNTRAGLQRARDILRRRKNRNKQIFMITDGKPSCHIENGRMYRNAYGLDRKIINKVLDEGAICRREGITISTFMIARDPYLQDFVRQLTEVNHGRAYYAGLDELGGFLFEDYARNRRKRMR; encoded by the coding sequence ATGCGATTCCGGTATGCCGCGTGGGACGCCGAGCGCCACGGCACCACGCGCTCGACGTTCGACACGCTCCTCGACCTCTTTCAGCAACTCCTCCTCCACACCGGCGGCGACGCCGGGGAGGCCCTCTCCTGGCTGACCGCCATCGACAAGGAGTACGACATCACCGACGAGGGCATGGGCCTGGGCGACTTCATCGAGGAGCTCAAGAACCAGGGCTACATCGCCCGCGACGACGAGACGGGCGTGGTCGCGATCACCGCGAAGGCCGAGCGCGGCCTCCGGGAGCGGTCGCTGGAGGAGATCTTCAAGGACCTCCACAAGGCCGGCCGGGGCAACCACAAGACGCCCTTCTCCGGCGCGGGCTCCGAGCGTCAGCCCGAGACCCGCCCCTACAGCTTCGGCGACGACGTCCACGACCTCGACGTGACCGGCACGCTCTCGAACGCCTTCCGACGCGGCGGCATCGGCGAGTTCAGCCTGGAGCAGGACGACTTCCAGGTGTTCGAGACCGATCACCACACGTCGGTCGCTACGGTCCTGATGATCGACCTGAGCCATTCGATGGTGCTCTACGGCGAGGACCGCATCACGCCTGCCCGCAAGACGGCGCTCGCGCTGGCCGAGCTCATCACGACGCGGTATCCCAAGGACACGCTCGACATCGTGGCGTTCGGCAACGAGGCCTGGGAGGTGGAGATGAAAGACCTGCCGTACCTCCAGGTCGGGCCGTACCACACCAACACGCGGGCGGGGCTGCAGCGGGCGCGCGACATCCTGCGCCGCCGCAAGAACCGCAACAAGCAGATCTTCATGATCACCGACGGCAAGCCGTCGTGCCACATCGAGAACGGGCGGATGTACCGCAACGCCTACGGCCTCGACCGCAAGATCATCAACAAGGTGCTGGACGAGGGCGCCATCTGCCGTCGCGAGGGCATCACGATCTCAACGTTTATGATCGCGCGCGACCCCTACCTGCAGGACTTCGTCCGCCAGCTGACCGAGGTGAACCACGGTCGGGCGTACTACGCCGGGCTGGACGAGTTGGGCGGCTTCCTGTTCGAGGACTACGCCCGCAACCGGCGGAAGCGGATGCGGTGA
- a CDS encoding glutamine synthetase III: MPTLTNGHAMVQDVEKTFGQNTFGLSEMKSRLPKAVFKKLTATIDKGEPFDETVADAVALAMKEWAVERGATHYTHWFQPLTGRTAEKHDSFITPNAGGGAVAEFSGKSLVQGEPDASSFPGGGLRATFEARGYTAYDPTSPAFLVEHNGSATLCIPTAFASWTGEALDHKIPLLRSMNALDTQASRALDLLGEPVGRVYATCGAEQEYFLIDEAFFEERPDLLVAGRTLVGAAPPRGQEFDDHYFGSIPERIMAYMNAVEAELYSLGVPVATRHNEVAPGQYEFAPIFENANVAADHQQVMMMVLQRVAKRFGLACLLHEKPFAGINGSGKHVNWSMSTSTGENLLDPGDTPHSNLRFLFFCTAVVQAVHTHQDLLRASIATAANDHRLGANEAPPAILSIFLGDQLSDVFEQITATGTATESKQSGFLGLGSPVLPTLPRHAGDRNRTSPFAFTGNKFEFRAVGSSQSVSFPLTVLNTIVAEAIDDLATKLDAKLGKRPSKKALEAAVREVITDSIREHTKVVFNGDGYSDAWHKEAVEERGLLNLKTTPDALATLTDAKNVAVFEAYDVLTEAELESRKDILSEQYALTLNVEAATTESMAKTMVLPAALRYLAEIGEGAESAEDLGLDTSGAKALAEGVVTQVNALQKALGTLAKARAAAHKAADESMAMKDKVIPALTKVRAACDALEKEVPADLWPLPTYRDMLFTGK, from the coding sequence ATGCCCACCCTCACCAACGGTCACGCGATGGTCCAGGACGTCGAGAAGACGTTCGGCCAGAACACGTTCGGCCTGTCCGAGATGAAGTCGCGCCTGCCGAAGGCCGTCTTCAAGAAGCTCACCGCCACCATCGACAAGGGCGAGCCCTTCGACGAAACCGTCGCCGACGCGGTGGCGCTGGCGATGAAGGAGTGGGCCGTCGAGCGCGGCGCGACCCACTACACGCACTGGTTCCAGCCGCTCACCGGACGGACGGCCGAGAAGCACGACTCGTTCATCACGCCCAACGCGGGCGGCGGCGCGGTCGCCGAGTTCTCGGGCAAGAGCCTCGTCCAGGGCGAGCCCGACGCGTCCTCGTTCCCGGGTGGCGGCCTGCGCGCGACGTTCGAGGCACGCGGCTACACGGCCTACGACCCGACCAGCCCGGCCTTCCTGGTCGAGCACAACGGCTCGGCGACGCTTTGCATCCCGACGGCCTTCGCGTCGTGGACGGGTGAGGCGCTGGACCACAAGATCCCGCTGCTGCGCAGCATGAACGCGCTCGACACGCAGGCCAGCCGCGCGCTCGACCTGCTGGGCGAGCCCGTCGGGCGCGTCTACGCGACGTGCGGCGCGGAGCAGGAGTACTTCCTGATCGACGAGGCCTTCTTCGAGGAGCGCCCCGACCTGCTGGTGGCCGGGCGGACGCTCGTCGGCGCGGCGCCGCCGCGCGGGCAGGAGTTCGACGACCACTACTTCGGGTCCATCCCGGAGCGGATCATGGCGTACATGAACGCGGTCGAGGCCGAGCTGTACTCCCTCGGCGTGCCGGTCGCGACGCGCCACAACGAGGTGGCGCCGGGCCAGTACGAGTTCGCGCCCATCTTCGAGAACGCCAACGTCGCCGCGGACCATCAGCAGGTGATGATGATGGTGCTGCAGCGGGTCGCGAAGCGGTTCGGGCTGGCGTGCCTGCTCCACGAGAAGCCGTTCGCGGGCATCAACGGGTCGGGCAAGCACGTGAACTGGTCGATGTCGACGAGCACGGGCGAGAACCTCCTGGACCCGGGCGACACGCCGCACTCGAACCTGCGCTTCCTGTTCTTCTGCACGGCGGTGGTGCAGGCGGTGCACACGCACCAGGATCTGCTGCGGGCGTCGATCGCGACGGCGGCCAACGACCACCGGCTCGGGGCCAACGAGGCGCCGCCGGCCATCTTGTCGATCTTCCTCGGCGACCAGCTCTCGGACGTGTTCGAGCAGATCACGGCGACGGGCACGGCGACCGAGTCGAAGCAGTCGGGCTTCCTGGGGCTCGGTAGCCCGGTGCTGCCGACGCTGCCGCGCCACGCGGGCGACCGCAACCGGACGAGCCCGTTCGCCTTTACGGGCAACAAGTTCGAGTTCCGCGCGGTCGGATCGAGCCAGTCGGTGTCGTTCCCGCTGACGGTGCTCAACACGATCGTGGCGGAGGCCATCGACGACCTGGCGACGAAGCTGGACGCGAAGCTGGGCAAGCGGCCGTCCAAGAAGGCGCTGGAGGCGGCGGTCCGCGAGGTGATCACGGACTCGATCCGCGAGCACACGAAGGTGGTGTTCAACGGCGACGGCTACTCGGACGCGTGGCACAAGGAGGCGGTCGAGGAGCGCGGGCTGCTGAACCTGAAGACGACGCCGGACGCGCTGGCGACGCTGACGGACGCCAAGAACGTGGCGGTCTTCGAGGCCTACGACGTGCTGACGGAGGCGGAGCTGGAGAGCCGCAAGGACATCCTCTCGGAGCAGTACGCGCTGACGCTGAACGTGGAGGCCGCGACGACGGAGTCGATGGCGAAGACGATGGTGCTCCCGGCGGCGCTCCGCTACCTGGCGGAGATCGGCGAGGGCGCGGAGTCGGCGGAGGACCTGGGGCTCGACACGTCGGGCGCGAAGGCCCTCGCGGAGGGTGTGGTGACGCAGGTCAACGCGCTCCAGAAGGCGCTCGGCACGCTCGCGAAGGCGCGCGCGGCGGCCCACAAGGCGGCCGACGAGTCGATGGCGATGAAGGACAAGGTGATCCCGGCGCTGACGAAGGTGCGGGCGGCGTGCGACGCGCTGGAGAAGGAGGTCCCGGCGGACCTCTGGCCGCTGCCGACGTACCGGGACATGCTGTTCACGGGCAAGTAG
- a CDS encoding enoyl-CoA hydratase, producing the protein MTDSAHDHVSATLDGGVLHLVLDRPEKKNALTRAMYARLADSLEEAVTDGAVRVVVLSGRGGVFTGGNDLADFMMDPPTGPDSPVFRFLHAAATFPKPLVAAVEGPAIGIGTTILLHCDLAYAGASAMLKMPFVDLGLVPEAASSLLLPRLAGRVRAAEMLLFGEAIPAETAREVGLLNAVVEDPVAHALARAALLAAKPPAAVRLTKALLAHDTAEAVGDAIAREGALFVERLGSPEAAEAFSAFFEKRAPDFSSFE; encoded by the coding sequence ATGACCGACTCTGCCCACGACCACGTCTCTGCCACGCTCGACGGCGGCGTGCTGCACCTCGTCCTCGACCGGCCCGAGAAGAAGAACGCCCTCACGCGGGCCATGTACGCCCGCCTGGCGGACAGCCTGGAGGAGGCCGTCACCGACGGCGCCGTCCGCGTCGTCGTGCTGAGTGGGCGCGGGGGCGTGTTCACCGGCGGCAACGACCTCGCCGACTTCATGATGGACCCGCCGACCGGGCCGGACAGCCCGGTCTTCCGGTTCCTCCATGCCGCGGCCACGTTCCCGAAGCCGCTCGTGGCCGCCGTGGAGGGCCCAGCCATCGGCATCGGGACGACGATCCTGCTCCACTGCGACCTCGCCTATGCCGGGGCGAGCGCGATGCTGAAGATGCCGTTCGTGGACCTGGGCCTGGTGCCCGAGGCGGCGTCGAGCCTGCTGCTGCCGCGGCTGGCCGGACGCGTCCGCGCGGCCGAGATGCTGCTCTTCGGAGAGGCGATCCCGGCGGAGACCGCGCGCGAGGTCGGACTGCTCAACGCCGTCGTCGAGGACCCCGTCGCGCATGCGCTGGCGCGGGCCGCGTTGCTGGCCGCGAAGCCGCCCGCGGCGGTCCGCCTGACGAAGGCGCTGCTGGCCCACGACACCGCCGAGGCGGTCGGGGACGCCATCGCGCGGGAGGGCGCGCTGTTCGTCGAGCGCCTCGGCTCGCCGGAAGCCGCGGAGGCGTTCTCAGCCTTCTTCGAGAAACGCGCGCCGGACTTCTCCTCGTTCGAGTAG
- a CDS encoding biotin transporter BioY, giving the protein MALTLAPPSAASVDRLRAADAPLALQAALVVGTALLTGLLAQFELRIYLWEVPLTLQTLAVYGAGLFLGWRTGALAMLLYLALGLVLPMYAGGGTGLGHLLGASAGYLFAFPLVAFLAGRLTEANRGVGRTLLALAAGSVVLFSCGIVGLHLVAGMAWADAAVNGWLRFVPWDLTKIALVASLYAAARRATA; this is encoded by the coding sequence ATGGCCCTCACCCTCGCCCCCCCGTCCGCCGCCTCCGTCGACCGCCTCCGCGCCGCCGACGCGCCGCTCGCCCTCCAGGCCGCCCTCGTCGTCGGCACCGCGCTGCTGACGGGCCTGCTGGCCCAGTTCGAACTGCGGATCTACCTCTGGGAGGTCCCGCTGACGCTCCAGACGCTGGCCGTCTACGGCGCTGGGCTGTTCCTCGGCTGGCGCACCGGCGCACTGGCGATGCTCCTCTACCTCGCGCTCGGCCTCGTACTGCCGATGTACGCGGGCGGCGGCACCGGCCTCGGGCACCTGCTGGGCGCGTCTGCGGGCTACCTGTTCGCGTTCCCGCTCGTCGCGTTTCTGGCCGGGCGCCTCACCGAGGCCAACCGGGGCGTGGGGCGGACGCTCCTCGCGCTCGCTGCCGGGTCCGTGGTGCTGTTCTCCTGCGGCATCGTCGGGCTCCACCTCGTGGCGGGGATGGCGTGGGCCGACGCGGCCGTGAACGGCTGGCTGCGGTTCGTGCCGTGGGACCTGACCAAGATCGCCCTCGTGGCGTCGCTCTATGCCGCCGCGCGCCGCGCCACCGCCTGA
- a CDS encoding DUF5683 domain-containing protein encodes MNAPGTAAVLSLIVPGVGQIYNGTFLRGLFWLIVTPGFWIGTGGFFGWVAHVIAAYTAYRYAERHPKT; translated from the coding sequence ATGAACGCCCCCGGTACTGCCGCCGTCCTCAGCCTCATCGTTCCCGGCGTCGGCCAGATCTACAACGGCACCTTCTTGCGCGGCCTCTTCTGGCTGATCGTCACGCCCGGCTTCTGGATCGGCACGGGCGGCTTCTTCGGCTGGGTCGCACACGTGATCGCGGCGTACACCGCCTACCGCTATGCCGAACGTCATCCGAAGACGTGA
- a CDS encoding DUF922 domain-containing protein: MRLLFFALVLSALGAGSFWALTQGPLAPVLGAAASDSTRSVLAVPPPPGSVPLAEPSAADPSQSAVQEQVTYQTYAVTGQSAEAILRSLVQNGPREGEDIFFGLTQTDLDVRYEPRAISGGCIIEDTRVSLDVVVTLPEWMPAADVDPALQAGWGRFRRALAAHEHQHRVIAVGWAETAYKAVAGLYRSSCDAAVSEARARLERLGVEVNAAHRQFDDETEHGKTTGAYWPQ; encoded by the coding sequence ATGCGCCTCCTTTTCTTTGCCCTCGTCCTTTCCGCTCTCGGGGCGGGATCGTTCTGGGCCCTCACGCAGGGGCCTCTGGCGCCCGTACTCGGCGCAGCCGCTTCGGACTCGACGCGCAGCGTGCTGGCCGTTCCGCCGCCGCCGGGGAGCGTCCCCCTCGCGGAGCCGTCCGCGGCCGACCCCAGCCAGTCGGCGGTGCAAGAGCAGGTGACGTACCAGACGTACGCGGTCACCGGGCAGTCGGCCGAGGCCATCCTCCGCTCGCTCGTCCAGAATGGACCTCGCGAAGGGGAGGACATCTTCTTCGGCCTGACGCAGACCGACCTGGACGTGCGCTACGAGCCCCGCGCCATCTCAGGGGGCTGCATCATCGAGGACACCCGGGTCTCGCTCGACGTGGTGGTGACGCTGCCCGAGTGGATGCCCGCCGCCGACGTGGACCCCGCGCTCCAGGCCGGCTGGGGGCGGTTCCGACGCGCGCTCGCCGCCCACGAGCATCAGCACCGCGTGATCGCGGTCGGCTGGGCCGAGACGGCCTACAAGGCGGTCGCCGGGCTGTACCGCTCCTCGTGCGACGCTGCGGTGTCGGAGGCGCGGGCGCGGCTGGAACGGCTCGGCGTGGAGGTCAACGCAGCCCACCGGCAGTTCGACGATGAGACCGAGCACGGCAAGACGACCGGCGCGTACTGGCCCCAGTAG
- a CDS encoding response regulator transcription factor, producing MTHRIFLVEDHPITREGLRSLIRSAPDLEVVGEASSGPDAINLIGSAKPDLVLADISIDGSDGIELTKQLKSIEPDLKVLIVSAYPERVYAERAVRAGALGYVAKQEASGVLLDAIRTVLDGRLHLSDEVRDRVVGSYLAAGSPSDSAVSDLTDRELEVFRYFGQGLTTSQVAEAMMLSPKTVETHRVHIKQKLGLSTTNEFVQRATLWTAQNEV from the coding sequence ATGACCCACCGCATCTTCCTCGTCGAGGACCACCCGATCACGCGGGAGGGCCTCCGTTCTCTCATCCGGTCGGCCCCCGATCTCGAAGTCGTCGGCGAGGCCTCGTCCGGGCCGGACGCGATCAACCTGATCGGCTCGGCGAAGCCGGACCTCGTCTTGGCGGACATCTCCATCGACGGCTCCGACGGCATCGAGCTGACGAAGCAGCTCAAGTCGATCGAGCCGGACCTCAAGGTGCTCATCGTCTCGGCCTACCCGGAGCGGGTCTACGCCGAGCGGGCCGTCCGCGCGGGCGCCCTCGGGTACGTCGCCAAGCAGGAGGCCTCGGGCGTGCTGCTGGACGCCATCCGGACGGTCCTCGACGGCCGCCTCCACCTCTCGGACGAGGTCCGCGACCGCGTCGTGGGCAGCTACCTCGCCGCCGGCTCGCCCTCAGACTCGGCGGTGTCGGACCTGACGGACCGCGAACTGGAGGTCTTCCGCTACTTCGGCCAGGGCCTGACCACGTCACAGGTGGCCGAGGCCATGATGCTCTCGCCGAAGACCGTCGAGACGCACCGCGTCCACATCAAGCAGAAGCTGGGCCTCTCGACGACCAACGAGTTCGTGCAGCGCGCGACCCTCTGGACGGCGCAGAACGAGGTCTAG